AAGGGATTATTCTCTTGGTTTAAACTTGGAGTATAAAGATTTTTCTATTAAAGCACGGACTCTTAATCACACCGGCGGAAGCGCTTACGGTGTCAATCTTGCACTGCCTCAAGAGGGTGATAGAGCAAAGTTGCCAAGCCACTATCTTGAGTTAGGTTATGACAAAAAAATTGCAGATTATGCGTTTGATATAAAGGCAGGTGTTAAGTACGGCACTATCGACTCTAAGTCTAAATTGGCTCCCGATGGTTTAGTATTTGAAAATACTATTTTTGAAGACGGAATGTATGGAGAGCATTACGCCGTGCAGCGAACGCTCTATCAATCCTCTTATATAAAATACAGCGGAATCAATCAACATAAACTTACCGCAGGTTATCGCTTTAGCAAAGAAGAAACTATAGATATGACATCTAAGCTTTCAAATGTAGTGACGGGTGATGCAGGATTGGTCGACTATACCGAGACTATGCCTTTTTTTGATAAAAATGCAAAACGCAATATTTTAGCTTTCTCGTTGCAGGATGAGTTCCTTTTTAGCAGTGCCTTTAGTTTTATTTACGGCATAAATTATGAGCAAACATCGTATAAAGATGGCGGTTTTGATCCTAGGGTATCAATGGTTTATCAGCTTGATAGTAAAAATATCTTTAAAACTATGTATAGCCGCTCTCATAGAATTGCATCATGGCAAGAGATGTTTACTATGAACAATAATACCAGAGTAGGAAGTACCGATTTGGAGTCGGAGAGAGTAGATGCTTTTGAAGCTGCATATATCAAGAAATTTTCAAGTGATACCCATCTCTCAAGCAACCTTTTTTATCTGTGCAATAAAAATCAAATATATAACTCATTTATTGATCCAAGATATAGAAATGTCGTAGATACGGATATTTACGGTTTGGAGCTTGAGTATAAAGGGTATGTATCATCTTTTGATCAGTTGTACCTGAATTACTCCTATGTAACAGGCAAATCATCCACGCAAGATGAGGGTAAAAGCGAATCATTGCCAAATGTTGCACATCATTTGGCAAAAGGTTACTATATCTACAATTTAAGCAATGCGTTATCGCTTAGCGGTATTGCAAAATATGTTGGCTCAAAAGATAGAGTACCCACAGATACGCGCGGGAAAGCAGAAGCCTATTCAACCGTAGATACTTCACTTAGCTACAAAGATAAAAAATATGACTATACTTTGACTTTTAGCATTAAAAATATATTTAACGCTAATGTTACTTTTCCGTCTCCGCCATATACCTATATAGATGATTATGCGCAAGAGCGCAGAACTTTTCTTGCAACATTTATAAAGCCTTTTAAATGAAAAAAATAATTCTCCTTTTTTTTATCTTTATAAATTTTGTTTATGCCTTTAGCTACAACGATATTTTACTAAAATCTCAAGCTTCCATCTTTCCTAAAATTATACTGCTTGATAAAAAACTAAACAACAAACTTATAGACGGTAAGATAGTTTATACAATCGTTTATGAAAAAGATGATTATGACACGGCATTAGAGATAAGTAAATTTATGGATGCATACTATAAAGGGTACTTTAATGAGTATATCTATAAGATAAACTTGGTAGAGTTTTCAAATTTGTCAAATGAGACGGAGGCGAGTGCAATATATGTATTAAACTCGGATAAATATATTAAAAAAACGGCAGAAGTTGCCAAACGCAAGGGTATTGTTACATTTGCTTACGATATAAATAACTTAAAAAACGGGTTGTTATTCTCTTTGATGTTAGAAAAATCAAGCGTACTTTATCTAAATAAAGAGAGTCTAAATAATCAAGCAATAAATTTTGTCGATTCGCTATATCTGATTGTTAAGTTTATTGATGAAAGAAGCAATTATAAGCAATTATAAAAAAGCTGTTATAATTCATATGATAGAATGTTTTTTTACAAATATTGCAATACAGGGTCTTAGATATGAAAAAGGGGAATTTTAGATCTCTTTCTACCAAAATAGTAGCTTCTATCGCACTTATAGCACTCTTTGTTACCATCATTATTTTTACCGTTTTTGAAAAAATAAACAGAGAAGCTTTCCATAAAATAGAGATAGAAAAAGCCGGTATAATCGCAAAAACGATAGAGCCGCTTATAGCGCTCAATATTTATCTTGATATGCAAGAGAGCGTCAATCAAATAGTACTTCAGCTTTTAGAAAATCCAAATATATTATCCGTTAAGATTGAAGCAGCCAATAAGATAATAAACGAGGTAAAATCATCCGATTATCAAGATAATATCGACAACTCGTTTGTAGTCCAAAATAGTATCTTCCAGCCTAGCTCTAAAAAAAAGATAGGTACTCTTACTCTTGTTTATTCAAATAAAGGTTATAGAGAGTTGGTAAACAAACATACCGCTTTAACCCTTGCACTGCTTTTAGCTATGTGTGTGCTATTTGTATTTTTTGGGCTGTATATAAAATATCTACTCTCTCCTCTTCGACAAATTTCCAAATCACTAAAAGATTATTCTCCCGACAATAAAGTAGAGATACCGTTCGTATCGCATAACAATGAAATTGGATTGATCTCAAATACGCTAAATAATATGCAGCAAAAAATTTTAGAGTACTCAAAAAAACAGAAAAATATTAGCCGCTATCTTGAAGAAAAGATAAATGAAAAAACCCAAGAACTTCGTGAGCAACTATACATAGATACTTTAACAGGGTTACCGAACAGGCTTAGTCTCCTTAGCACTATTTCAGATGTTAATGACGGGGCACTGCTTATTATAAATATAGATGATTTTAGAGAAATAAACGACTTTTTTGGACATATTGCAGGAGATAAGATACTAAAAGAGTTTTCAAAAAATCTTAAAAGTATGTTTGAAGAGAATGAGTACATTAAGCTAAAACGCCTCTCCGGCGATGAGTTTGCCCTGCTCTTTATTCAAAAACCGCCGATGGAAAATTTTACACAGATTATTCATAAGTTGATTTTAGATATAGAAAAAATGATTTTTTTACATGATAATAATGAAATAAGCATAAGAGTTACGGTGGGGGTAGCATATCAAACGGATAAAGGATTGGAAAAAGCAGATATAGCCCTAAAATCGGCAAGAAAACAACAAAAGCCGTTTTTACTCTATGATGAAGAACTGCATATAGAAGAGCAGTATAAAGAGAATATGGAGTGGGTAAAAAAGCTTAAAAAAGCGATTAAACAAGATATGGTTGTTCCGTTTTTTCAGCCTATTTTTGACAATATTTCGGGTGAAATCGTCAGTTATGAGTGTTTGATTCGCTTAATTGATGACAACAGCAATAT
This portion of the Sulfurimonas sp. genome encodes:
- a CDS encoding TonB-dependent receptor plug domain-containing protein; the encoded protein is MYKALNRQKRLGFILLLLTSFSDLSAKTDELLKSISNELAYYDEIATATKQNEHYQPYIISVFQGKELEKLGVSNLKEALGLVPGVDMATDNLNNQTPIFRGSNTLAYGQSKLFIDGVAVNNLFFDSYFEYLSFPIEMIKRIEVVRGPGSTIGGVNAYAGSINVITYAEDFKGFESSDKLVFKHGSYNYNMGGFIKTYKTDDLKVFIDFFYQEDNKKLPVGFDGLYQGVFGVNNIPLSRSGDAPLWLRDYSLGLNLEYKDFSIKARTLNHTGGSAYGVNLALPQEGDRAKLPSHYLELGYDKKIADYAFDIKAGVKYGTIDSKSKLAPDGLVFENTIFEDGMYGEHYAVQRTLYQSSYIKYSGINQHKLTAGYRFSKEETIDMTSKLSNVVTGDAGLVDYTETMPFFDKNAKRNILAFSLQDEFLFSSAFSFIYGINYEQTSYKDGGFDPRVSMVYQLDSKNIFKTMYSRSHRIASWQEMFTMNNNTRVGSTDLESERVDAFEAAYIKKFSSDTHLSSNLFYLCNKNQIYNSFIDPRYRNVVDTDIYGLELEYKGYVSSFDQLYLNYSYVTGKSSTQDEGKSESLPNVAHHLAKGYYIYNLSNALSLSGIAKYVGSKDRVPTDTRGKAEAYSTVDTSLSYKDKKYDYTLTFSIKNIFNANVTFPSPPYTYIDDYAQERRTFLATFIKPFK
- a CDS encoding GGDEF domain-containing phosphodiesterase; protein product: MKKGNFRSLSTKIVASIALIALFVTIIIFTVFEKINREAFHKIEIEKAGIIAKTIEPLIALNIYLDMQESVNQIVLQLLENPNILSVKIEAANKIINEVKSSDYQDNIDNSFVVQNSIFQPSSKKKIGTLTLVYSNKGYRELVNKHTALTLALLLAMCVLFVFFGLYIKYLLSPLRQISKSLKDYSPDNKVEIPFVSHNNEIGLISNTLNNMQQKILEYSKKQKNISRYLEEKINEKTQELREQLYIDTLTGLPNRLSLLSTISDVNDGALLIINIDDFREINDFFGHIAGDKILKEFSKNLKSMFEENEYIKLKRLSGDEFALLFIQKPPMENFTQIIHKLILDIEKMIFLHDNNEISIRVTVGVAYQTDKGLEKADIALKSARKQQKPFLLYDEELHIEEQYKENMEWVKKLKKAIKQDMVVPFFQPIFDNISGEIVSYECLIRLIDDNSNIISPYQFLTIAKKSRQYSTLTKIMIEKSCRYFEYLESDFSVNLSVDDILNKDIVDYIKQKIKKYNVANKIVFEILESEGIENYEEIAIFTKEMKELGCKIAIDDFGSGYSNFEHLLKLNIDYIKIDGTLIKNLDKDANAQMIVGTIVDFAKRLNIITIAEFVHGKEIFEKVKELCVDRTQGFFLAEPQQNIALLSS